The following coding sequences are from one Rhodobiaceae bacterium window:
- the gltC gene encoding HTH-type transcriptional regulator GltC: MDWQNITFDWNQARSFLVTAEEGSLSGAARALGLTQPTLGRQVAALEASLGVTLFERVGKSLALTDAGRELLTHVRTMGEAAGRLSLSAYGQSQMLEGKVSITATDTMSTYQLPSILKSIRKAAPGVEIEILSSNSLQDLRRREADIAIRHVRPEEPNLIAKLIYETSAHLFASPAYLDTYGRPTSPADLSDALFVGFEDPSRMLPALAEIGLHLRRDQFKVTTNNGVAMYEMIRQGLGIGFIPKDNGPDILGFEQVLPDIPPIPVPVWLTTHSEVHTSPRVRLVFDILAEALS, encoded by the coding sequence ATGGATTGGCAGAATATCACTTTTGACTGGAACCAAGCGCGGTCTTTTCTGGTCACCGCCGAGGAGGGGTCCCTATCTGGAGCTGCTCGAGCCCTTGGCCTCACCCAGCCCACGCTTGGACGGCAAGTGGCCGCCCTGGAGGCAAGCCTTGGCGTGACCCTCTTTGAGCGGGTTGGAAAATCGCTCGCGCTGACAGACGCCGGGCGCGAACTTCTGACCCATGTGCGAACCATGGGGGAGGCGGCAGGACGGCTTTCGCTCAGCGCCTATGGGCAGTCTCAGATGTTGGAGGGCAAGGTGAGCATCACTGCGACCGACACCATGTCCACCTACCAGTTGCCGTCCATCCTCAAATCTATCCGGAAGGCAGCGCCAGGTGTGGAGATTGAGATTCTCTCTTCCAATAGCTTGCAGGACCTTCGCCGCCGAGAAGCTGACATCGCTATTCGGCATGTGAGACCTGAGGAACCCAACCTTATTGCCAAGCTTATCTACGAAACGTCCGCTCATCTGTTTGCCTCACCCGCTTACCTGGACACCTACGGTCGCCCCACCAGTCCGGCAGACCTGTCCGACGCCCTGTTTGTTGGTTTCGAAGATCCAAGCCGAATGCTGCCGGCTCTCGCAGAAATTGGACTTCACCTGAGACGCGATCAGTTCAAAGTCACAACGAATAATGGCGTCGCCATGTATGAAATGATCCGACAAGGTCTGGGTATTGGCTTCATTCCCAAAGACAATGGACCGGATATTCTGGGCTTTGAGCAAGTACTACCTGATATCCCGCCCATTCCGGTACCCGTTTGGCTCACGACACACAGCGAAGTACATACCAGCCCTCGCGTGCGGCTCGTATTCGATATCCTCGCTGAGGCCTTGTCGTGA
- the fadB gene encoding putative enoyl-CoA hydratase, which produces MSDPLVGMDRRDGLAVVTFNNPPRGYLNQAQVKELAAHLDAIEKDDGTRAVIFTGGVPGVFIRHYDVGEIQGATDAVQKSGLDAAGLMEAGKRGNPISHLFDQVDQLRKPTIAAINGYCQGGGFEFALCCDIRIAEEGDYRIGLPETNIGIFPGAGGTQRLPRVIGEAKALELILRGKTLNPEEAVEAGMVHHLAAGTALELALEIAEDFKSKPARALADAKALVKSATITPLGEGCAKERGKFSALLLEDEEASRLMAEFIAGGEDINT; this is translated from the coding sequence ATGAGTGACCCCCTGGTCGGCATGGATAGAAGAGATGGTTTGGCGGTTGTCACCTTTAACAATCCGCCGAGAGGATATCTCAATCAGGCCCAGGTCAAAGAGCTTGCGGCGCACCTGGATGCGATTGAAAAGGATGACGGTACCCGAGCTGTCATCTTCACGGGCGGCGTTCCTGGTGTGTTTATTCGCCACTATGATGTTGGGGAGATTCAAGGGGCGACCGACGCCGTTCAAAAGAGTGGGCTCGACGCAGCGGGACTGATGGAAGCTGGCAAGCGCGGCAACCCCATTTCGCATCTGTTTGATCAGGTAGACCAGCTCAGAAAACCGACAATTGCGGCGATCAACGGATACTGTCAGGGAGGCGGTTTTGAATTCGCACTCTGCTGCGATATCAGGATTGCAGAAGAAGGTGACTATCGCATCGGTCTGCCTGAGACCAACATTGGCATCTTCCCCGGTGCAGGGGGAACCCAGCGCCTGCCTCGGGTAATTGGCGAAGCCAAAGCGCTCGAACTCATTCTTCGTGGGAAGACCCTCAACCCAGAAGAAGCTGTTGAAGCGGGTATGGTTCACCATTTAGCAGCTGGGACTGCGCTTGAGCTTGCTCTTGAGATTGCGGAAGACTTTAAGAGTAAGCCCGCCAGAGCCCTTGCGGACGCGAAGGCTTTGGTTAAATCAGCGACTATTACCCCACTTGGCGAAGGGTGTGCTAAAGAACGAGGGAAATTTTCAGCGCTGCTTCTCGAAGATGAGGAGGCGTCCCGTTTGATGGCCGAGTTCATAGCGGGCGGCGAAGATATAAACACGTAA
- a CDS encoding phosphotransferase enzyme family protein encodes MTTPAEELAEGLTRVAAQHFGGATITDLKRLSGGASQETWSFKTHKDGEAEALILRRAPGGGDGNASGTAVGLETEAKLIQLAAEAGVVVPTVRYVASASDGLGSGFIMNHVHGETLGSKIVRSEDFASVRPKLAGQCGEALAKLHAVPVASLPPLRLSPAIEEIARYREVYKTHGHPHPVFDLAFKWLSDNVPADDRTTLVHGDFRNGNIMFDPKHGVSAILDWELAHVGDPMEDMGWICVNSWRFGGIDKPVGGFGGREDMFAAYEASGGPKVDPDRVKFWEVLGTLKWGVMCTTMYEAFKSGMDRSVERAAIGRRSSETEIDLLYLLAAD; translated from the coding sequence ATGACAACACCAGCAGAAGAATTAGCGGAAGGCCTGACAAGGGTAGCTGCACAACATTTCGGCGGAGCCACGATCACTGACCTGAAACGCCTGTCTGGCGGGGCAAGTCAGGAGACATGGTCATTTAAGACACACAAGGACGGCGAGGCAGAAGCCTTGATCCTGCGTCGAGCGCCCGGTGGTGGTGATGGCAATGCGAGCGGAACCGCCGTGGGATTGGAAACAGAAGCCAAGCTGATCCAGCTCGCAGCAGAGGCGGGTGTTGTCGTGCCGACAGTGCGATATGTTGCATCAGCCTCAGATGGACTTGGCAGCGGCTTTATCATGAACCACGTGCATGGGGAGACATTGGGATCGAAGATTGTTCGAAGTGAAGACTTCGCTTCAGTCCGTCCGAAGCTCGCTGGCCAATGCGGGGAAGCCCTGGCAAAGCTTCATGCCGTGCCAGTGGCATCTCTGCCTCCTTTGCGCCTATCCCCGGCCATTGAAGAAATCGCGCGATATCGCGAAGTCTACAAAACCCATGGTCACCCTCACCCGGTCTTCGATTTGGCGTTTAAGTGGCTGTCTGACAATGTGCCAGCGGATGATCGGACGACACTCGTGCACGGAGACTTCCGAAACGGGAACATCATGTTCGATCCGAAACATGGCGTTTCAGCCATTCTTGATTGGGAACTGGCGCATGTGGGTGATCCAATGGAGGATATGGGCTGGATATGCGTGAACTCTTGGCGCTTTGGCGGCATCGATAAGCCGGTTGGCGGCTTTGGGGGGCGCGAGGATATGTTCGCGGCGTATGAAGCATCCGGCGGGCCCAAGGTTGATCCAGATCGGGTGAAGTTCTGGGAAGTGCTCGGCACGCTCAAATGGGGGGTCATGTGCACCACCATGTATGAGGCATTCAAATCAGGCATGGACCGATCCGTCGAACGGGCTGCCATCGGCCGACGGTCGTCGGAAACCGAAATTGACCTATTATATCTCCTGGCAGCAGACTGA
- a CDS encoding hypothetical protein (TfoX C-terminal domain): MPIDTRPVGQLKNIGPTVARRLMEIGVITRQDLEAVGPAAAYRHISANHPGKHLPVCYYLYSLEGALRDQHWNEIPEEVKRTLQEQVV, translated from the coding sequence ATGCCCATAGACACAAGGCCCGTCGGTCAGCTTAAGAATATCGGGCCGACAGTCGCCAGACGTCTGATGGAGATCGGCGTTATAACTCGACAAGATTTAGAGGCTGTCGGGCCCGCAGCCGCCTATCGACACATAAGTGCGAACCACCCGGGAAAACACCTTCCCGTCTGCTACTATCTCTACTCTTTGGAGGGAGCCCTCCGGGACCAGCACTGGAATGAAATACCGGAGGAGGTCAAGAGAACCTTGCAGGAGCAAGTGGTGTAA
- a CDS encoding hypothetical protein (protein of unknown function (DUF3089)), whose product MLKKIFYGVAGLVVIAAVGALTLYLNPKLGQRLFLKPSATFDVANVPPAPDYSQADTWAALPTKSDNADVVPPESGAVDSQAEAVVDVFFVHPTTYYQDDMWNARYDEPDETKQFLDDGVLRHQAAVFNGSARVFAPRYRQATLYAFMGEEPDAYKALEFAYTDVAKAFDYFIENLNDGRPFILASHSQGSLHGMKLLQEKIAGTNLANRMVAAYLIGFSIPEELGADGVGPCREAHTTGCYLNWNSVTSEAETMGWKETTKIWIDGKLQHINGRKIACVNPITGSLGGVAEAAANLGAQPFADSEESVRALRQEATGAACDDGMLVVSPPNDDEGFTYGTFGGDYHIYDYNLFHMNLRTDIARRIDMFWKR is encoded by the coding sequence ATGTTGAAAAAGATTTTCTACGGAGTTGCCGGGCTGGTTGTTATTGCCGCTGTTGGCGCATTGACGCTTTATCTCAATCCCAAGCTTGGCCAGCGTCTTTTCCTCAAACCCTCTGCAACGTTTGACGTCGCCAACGTGCCCCCCGCCCCTGACTACTCCCAGGCCGATACCTGGGCGGCATTGCCTACGAAATCCGATAATGCAGATGTGGTGCCGCCTGAAAGTGGTGCCGTTGACTCCCAGGCTGAAGCCGTCGTGGATGTTTTCTTCGTCCATCCGACTACATACTATCAAGACGATATGTGGAACGCTCGCTATGACGAGCCAGACGAGACAAAACAGTTCCTGGATGATGGTGTACTTCGCCATCAGGCTGCTGTGTTCAATGGCAGCGCACGTGTGTTCGCGCCACGTTATCGGCAGGCGACGCTCTACGCCTTCATGGGCGAAGAGCCAGACGCTTACAAAGCCCTCGAATTCGCTTACACAGACGTTGCGAAGGCGTTCGACTATTTTATCGAAAACCTGAACGACGGCCGCCCGTTTATTTTGGCGTCTCACAGCCAGGGATCACTCCATGGAATGAAACTGCTTCAGGAAAAAATCGCCGGGACCAATCTCGCAAACCGGATGGTGGCAGCCTATCTCATTGGTTTCTCAATACCTGAAGAATTGGGCGCAGATGGTGTAGGCCCCTGCCGAGAGGCGCATACTACCGGCTGTTATCTAAACTGGAACTCCGTCACATCCGAAGCCGAAACAATGGGTTGGAAGGAAACGACAAAAATCTGGATCGATGGCAAGTTGCAGCACATCAATGGTCGTAAGATTGCCTGCGTTAATCCGATTACTGGAAGCCTTGGTGGGGTCGCGGAAGCAGCGGCAAACCTCGGGGCGCAGCCTTTCGCAGACAGCGAAGAGTCTGTTCGCGCTCTTCGTCAAGAAGCAACCGGAGCAGCTTGTGATGACGGCATGTTGGTTGTGTCGCCGCCGAATGATGATGAGGGCTTCACTTATGGTACCTTTGGCGGAGATTACCACATCTATGACTACAACCTATTCCATATGAATCTGCGCACAGACATTGCGCGGCGCATCGATATGTTCTGGAAAAGGTAA
- a CDS encoding acetyl-CoA acetyltransferase — protein sequence MARGIKDKVAILGMGCSKFGERWDSGPEELMVEAYLEAMEDAGIEPTQLDAAWFSTHIDEIGTGKGGTPLSVALRLPNIAVTRVENFCASGSEALRGAVYAVASGAADIALALGVEKLKDTGYGGLPVANPGTLNPQLTPNGSAPGNFAQLASAYRAKHGVDKDDLKRAIAHVSVKSHANGAKNPKAHLRNEVSEEQVMNAPMIAEPLGLFDCCGVSDGAAAAIVTTPEIAKAMGKSDIVTVKALQLSVSNGLESQHNSWDGSYFHTARIAAKKAYAEAGIENPREEVSMMEVHDCFSITELVTMEDLFISPEGGAVKDVMDGFYDSDGDVPCQIDGGLKCFGHPIGASGLRMAYEMYLQLQGRAGERQLPNPKIGLTHNLGGAPSQNVCSVAIIGAHDA from the coding sequence ATGGCACGAGGCATTAAAGACAAAGTCGCAATCCTAGGCATGGGATGTTCCAAGTTCGGCGAACGCTGGGACAGCGGCCCGGAAGAGCTGATGGTCGAAGCCTATCTCGAAGCGATGGAAGATGCCGGCATTGAGCCAACACAGTTGGATGCAGCCTGGTTCTCCACTCACATTGATGAGATCGGTACGGGAAAGGGTGGCACACCTCTTTCCGTGGCATTGCGCCTTCCAAACATCGCCGTGACACGGGTAGAAAATTTCTGCGCGTCTGGTTCTGAAGCGCTTCGCGGCGCTGTCTATGCTGTCGCATCTGGCGCCGCCGACATTGCGCTGGCGCTTGGCGTTGAAAAACTCAAAGACACGGGCTATGGCGGCCTGCCTGTAGCCAATCCCGGCACACTCAATCCGCAGTTGACACCGAATGGTTCAGCGCCTGGCAACTTCGCTCAGCTGGCCTCTGCCTATCGGGCAAAGCACGGCGTTGATAAAGATGATCTGAAGCGGGCAATCGCGCATGTGTCGGTGAAGAGCCACGCAAATGGCGCCAAAAACCCGAAAGCCCATCTGCGCAATGAGGTGAGCGAAGAGCAGGTGATGAACGCACCGATGATCGCTGAACCGCTTGGGCTTTTCGATTGCTGTGGTGTATCGGACGGTGCCGCTGCTGCGATTGTCACCACGCCGGAAATCGCAAAAGCCATGGGCAAGAGCGACATCGTGACCGTGAAAGCACTTCAGCTTTCTGTGTCGAACGGCCTCGAAAGCCAACATAACAGTTGGGACGGGAGCTATTTCCACACAGCTCGCATTGCCGCGAAGAAGGCCTATGCAGAAGCCGGCATTGAAAACCCTCGCGAAGAAGTATCCATGATGGAGGTACATGACTGCTTCTCCATCACCGAGCTTGTCACCATGGAAGACCTGTTCATCTCTCCAGAAGGTGGGGCAGTGAAAGACGTGATGGATGGCTTCTATGACAGCGATGGCGATGTGCCCTGTCAGATTGATGGTGGTCTTAAATGTTTCGGTCACCCGATCGGGGCGTCAGGTCTTCGCATGGCCTATGAGATGTATCTGCAGCTTCAAGGCAGAGCAGGGGAGAGGCAGCTTCCCAATCCAAAGATTGGCCTCACCCACAATCTCGGCGGCGCGCCGTCTCAGAATGTGTGCTCCGTTGCCATTATTGGAGCGCACGACGCATAG
- a CDS encoding hypothetical protein (protein of unknown function (DUF502)) — MTDPNEGDQHHIIQPAKKAGITSRLRTYFLTGLAVAAPIWITIYLLRWFVEFIDTYVVGFFPDQYHPDQLLPFTVPGIGVIIGLVGLTVLGALTANFLGRRILAFGERLVDRMPIVRNIYNALKQIFETVISQSGTSFREVGLIEYPRRGLYALVFVTTQTKGEVLEKASTDDSLVSVFLPTTPNPTSGFLLFVPKSDITILDMSVEEAAKLVISAGLVEPPKEPGSTEPAGNDADTKS, encoded by the coding sequence ATGACAGACCCGAATGAAGGCGATCAGCACCACATCATACAACCCGCCAAAAAGGCGGGGATTACTTCGCGTCTTCGGACGTATTTTCTGACCGGCCTCGCGGTCGCCGCACCCATATGGATAACGATCTATCTGCTTAGATGGTTTGTCGAGTTCATTGATACCTATGTGGTCGGGTTCTTTCCTGACCAGTATCACCCGGATCAACTGCTTCCCTTCACGGTGCCCGGCATCGGGGTGATCATTGGTCTGGTAGGACTCACTGTTCTTGGCGCGCTCACAGCGAACTTCCTCGGGCGTCGCATTCTGGCGTTTGGTGAGCGGCTTGTTGATCGAATGCCGATTGTTCGAAATATCTACAATGCGCTGAAACAGATTTTCGAAACCGTCATTTCGCAGAGTGGCACCTCGTTCCGGGAAGTCGGCCTGATCGAATATCCCCGTCGAGGACTCTATGCACTCGTCTTTGTTACGACACAGACAAAGGGCGAGGTTCTGGAGAAGGCGTCCACGGACGACAGCCTGGTCAGCGTATTTCTTCCGACAACACCAAACCCCACATCAGGCTTCCTGCTGTTCGTCCCAAAATCCGATATCACGATACTTGATATGTCGGTGGAAGAGGCAGCGAAGCTGGTCATCTCAGCAGGCCTTGTTGAACCTCCCAAAGAACCGGGATCAACAGAGCCTGCCGGAAATGATGCGGACACTAAGTCCTAA
- the dnrC gene encoding aklanonic acid methyltransferase DnrC, with protein MTSDAKFWDQTANKYAASPIKDQAAYEHTLVETRKHLRPGDKLLEIGCGTGGTALLMADAVAHITATDISANMIKIAADKAVEQQVGNVEFVQATPADPKLVAKSFDAITGFNILHLLPDLEGDLAALYARLKPGGLLISKTPCLADWKWRAVGRIAIPIMQFFGKAPYVSFLKGSDIEAKFVTAGFEIVTSENHNAFSRFIVAKKR; from the coding sequence ATGACAAGCGACGCCAAATTTTGGGATCAGACGGCGAACAAATACGCAGCATCGCCCATAAAGGATCAGGCGGCCTACGAGCACACGCTTGTCGAGACCAGGAAACATCTCAGACCTGGTGACAAACTTCTTGAGATTGGATGTGGGACCGGCGGCACCGCCCTCTTAATGGCTGATGCAGTTGCCCATATCACCGCAACCGATATCTCAGCGAACATGATCAAGATTGCGGCAGATAAAGCTGTCGAACAGCAGGTAGGGAATGTCGAGTTCGTCCAGGCGACGCCTGCTGACCCGAAGCTCGTAGCGAAATCATTTGATGCGATCACCGGTTTCAACATTCTGCATCTATTGCCCGACCTTGAAGGCGACCTCGCAGCGCTGTACGCGCGGCTGAAACCTGGCGGACTGCTGATCTCCAAGACCCCCTGCCTCGCTGATTGGAAATGGCGCGCCGTCGGGCGTATTGCAATTCCGATCATGCAGTTCTTTGGGAAGGCGCCATATGTCAGCTTTCTGAAGGGCTCAGATATAGAAGCAAAATTTGTTACGGCGGGATTTGAGATTGTCACCAGTGAAAACCACAACGCTTTCAGCCGCTTTATCGTTGCAAAGAAACGGTGA